One window from the genome of Helicoverpa zea isolate HzStark_Cry1AcR chromosome 6, ilHelZeax1.1, whole genome shotgun sequence encodes:
- the LOC124631275 gene encoding uncharacterized protein LOC124631275, whose translation MEECGVRQPLNKWFSDYLTARSYRVKVSDTFSDSVKVRSGVPQGSGCGPICYLMHVNSLCGVLRHCSSYMYADDLCILCAGTDIQETCQLIQRDVDAVVKWSHDNGIILNADKTKLLVIRSPYTHLSISTPTLITHEYSCFHNDLKNCKCKPIEAVNSVTYLGVKIDESFSWSCHIDYICNKLRILLSKFYHLSYKVPINILRSLYLSLVESIISYALDSYGLTFKTYINKIESLQIRFLKLLVTKKTKLNCKGDYKKLFKICNILPVHLKHRYLLAINQHGRKEHDLSIVSNTYNTRSMPAGKYNVPRVHNYFGDRTLKKRVPYVLNSLPADIRQENNRKLFKVKLKKYFHKIIE comes from the coding sequence ATGGAGGAGTGCGGTGTGAGACAACCACTGAACAAATGGTTTAGTGATTACCTCACAGCGCGCTCCTACCGTGTAAAGGTGAGTGATACTTTCAGTGACAGTGTGAAGGTACGGAGCGGGGTACCTCAAGGATCAGGATGTGGTCCTATTTGTTACCTCATGCATGTCAACAGCCTATGCGGAGTGCTGCGTCATTGCTCGTCATACATGTACGCAGACGATCTTTGTATACTCTGCGCCGGAACCGACATCCAAGAAACTTGTCAGCTAATCCAACGAGACGTAGATGCGGTAGTCAAATGGTCACATGACAATGGGATCATTTTAAACGCTGATAAAACCAAACTTCTCGTCATTAGATCACCATACACACACCTGTCTATTTCTACTCCTACACTAATAACTCATGAATACTCATGCTTTCATAATGATTTGAAAAACTGTAAATGCAAGCCTATTGAAGCTGTTAATTCTGTTACATATCTCGgtgttaaaattgatgaaagtttTTCATGGTCTTGTCATATAGATTATATTTGTAATAAGTTAAGAATATTGCTTAGTAAGTTTTATCATTTAAGTTACAAAGttcctataaatattttaagaagtcTGTATTTATCCTTAGTTGAATCAATAATAAGTTATGCTCTTGACAGCTATGGCCTAACCTTTAAAacttacattaataaaatagagTCATTACAAATAAGATTTCTCAAGTTACTAGTTACAAAAAAGACCAAATTAAATTGCAAAGGTGATTACAagaagttatttaaaatatgtaacatCCTACCGGTTCATTTAAAACATAGATATCTCTTAGCCATAAATCAGCACGGCAGAAAAGAGCATGACTTATCTATTGTATCAAATACATACAATACACGGTCTATGCCTGCCGGTAAATATAATGTTCCAAGggttcataattattttggtgATAGAACTTTAAAGAAGCGTGTACCATATGTGCTCAACAGTTTACCGGCAGACATCAGAcaagaaaataatagaaaactctttaaagttaagttaaaaaagtattttcataaaataattgagtAG